Within the Vibrio sp. DW001 genome, the region CCCTCGTTATCGTGTTTATCTTTCCGACCGTGTTCAGAAGCCATTTCGAAACCATCAATTCCACGATATCAATCAGTACACTGGTATTGCCGTTAAACATGGCATTAATGTAGAAGATCCACATGACATAAGATTAGATAAAGCGGCCAGTAGCAAAATGAGATTTGCTACCTACATCATTATCAATAACATCGCTGCAATTATGAATAAAGAGGCGTACCCCGCGACAAAAAGGATTACATCTAACATTCATCTGTTGTCTGTACATTTAAAAGCAGGATGTAGAGGTCGCTACCGAAAATCATCGTCGTGTTCAACGTTAAAACAGCAAGCGGATAAACTGAATTATTGGCTGCGAGAACGAGTGCATAAAAAGGAGAGCTTTATTATGGCTGGCGATTTTAATCACGCCCTCGCCTTTCCTAATGATTGGTTTTACCACGATTTAACTAAGACAATTCAAAACCACGTTATTTTAGCCAGTCGAAAAACAGAAGCACACTGTGTTGTTCGTTCAAAACGAAACCCAAACAGAACCCACAAATATAAGAACCTCGTTGACCACATCGTAATAAGTTCAGATTTAGCGACCAGTCAAGCCAAACAAAACGTGTATACCAAACAACAGGTTTTGAGCTATCAACTAAGTGACCATTGTCCTATTTCGGTTTCCCTCTCTGATAATGAGCAAAGATGACTCTGAAATAAAGGGGTTAATTGTAGTCGCACTAGTAAGCACAGTGCTGTTGGGACGTTATTGTGAATATATAAGGTGCAAACTGGAAGCATATTACTTCCTCCAATTTGTACCTTTCTACCCTAATGTTAATTGATCTTGTTATATTTTTCCTTCGCTTCCGCAAACTCTAATTTTGTCGATAACAACTTTTTTCATCGCTTCTTTTCCCGGTACAATATATTTACGAGGATCATTTGCGGCAGGATTTTCAGAAAAATGCAATTTAACCGCATCAGAAAATGCAATTTTTAGCTCAGTAGCGACATTCACCTTACAAATACCTAATTCAATACAGCGTCTAACAATGTCATCTGGAACACCAGACGCACCATGTAAAACAAGCGGTATATCAACCACATCACGGATTTTGGCTAATCTATCCATATCTAGTCTCGGCTCCGACTTATATAATCCATGCGCAGTACCGATTGCGACCGCTAAAGAATCAATACCCGTTGAACGAATAAATTCAGCGGCTGAAGAAGGGTCTGTCATTAATGCATCTGCGCTATCAACGATGAGGTCATCTTCTTGGCCACCTAGTCTACCCAATTCTGCCTCAACACTTGCATCAAAGCGGTTACAGTACTGAACAACCTTTTTTACCACTTGGATATTCTCTTCAAAAGCATAGTGAGAACCATCTATCATTACAGAGCGAATACCACAATTTACTTTTTGCTTAATATCTGAGAACTCTTCATGGTGGTCAAGGTGAATGACCAGAGGGATTGCATGCTTTTTAGCCGCGGCTTTACATATATTGACAAGATAATTGGTGCCCGCGTAGCTATAGGTTCCTGGCGTTCCTGCCAGAATAACAGGCGAACCCATTTCAGACGCGGTCTCTACTATAACTTGAACCGTCTCTAAATTATGCATATTGAAGGCAGGTACAGCATAACCACCTATTTGTGCGCGTTTTAACATTTCACGTGATGAAATCAGATACATACTTCCTCCGAAGATATTTGTGTGTCAGCGGAATACACTAGATTTCCGTTGACCCAAGTATTTAAAATTTGATAAGAATTGGAAACGGCAACCATTGAGGCCATTTTCCCTATTGAGAGAGAGCCATATGATTGGTCAATACCTAAAGATTTCGCCGGCGTAAGAGACGCTCTTAACCACGCTTGTTCAAAGGATAGGTTTAACCATTTGGCTAGGTTTATTACGGCATCAATGAGAATTAAAGTGCTTCCGGCTAAGCTGCCAAATTCAGTTGTTACAACGCCATCATTCATGTTTACTTGATATTCCCCTAGCTGGTATTTTCCATCCGGCATTCCAGCGGCCTGCATAGCATCCGTAATCAACGTTAATCTATCTCCACAACATCGGTGAGCAACATCAATCGCAGTTGGGTGGACATGATGTCCATCGACGATAATTTCAACGTAACTGTTATGATGGCAAAGTCCCACACCGACAACTCCAGAGTCTCTATGGTGAAGCCCTCGCATACCGTTGTAGCAATGGACAATGCCGTCTGCCCCATTTGCAAACGCCTTTTCTACTTCATCAGCACTCGCATCAGTATGTCCAAGCATTACTTTTAGGCCTCTTTTCTTTAAGTGGCGAATAGCAACAGTCGACCCAGGCTTTTCCGGCGCTAGCGCGATAGAGACTAAGCTATTATCTGAATCAGCGATCCAAGCATCTAGTTCTTCAATGTCGAGCTCTCTAAATAGATGATCTGGATGGGCACCTTTGTTTTTCGAAGTAAAATAGGGACCTTCTAAATAACCGCCAAGAAGCTGTGCACCAGACAAGCCCAACGTTCTGCTTTTGCCAATTTGAATCAATGCCGATTGAATTTTCTTCATTGGAGCGGTTACCGTAGTGGCAACGAATCCCGTAACACCATGCTTTGCAAAAAAAGTCGACATTACTTCTAAACTTTCATGTGTTGCGTCCATCACATCACATCCCATCGCTCCATGGACATGTGAATCAATCATTCCAGGTAACAAAGAGCAGTCACCTAAGTCTGTATAAGGAAGTGTGAATTCGTCACTAGGACCTATAAAAGCGATTTCACCGCGAGTATCTACTCCAATTATTGAATCGCTGTGCCATTGCTCTTCAACGAGAATTTTCGACGCTCGGTAGTATTGCGTATCAAATGCCATCATCTTCAACTTCCTGCGCCTTTTTATTTTCAAGCTGTTCTGCGAGACTTGTCATTCCTCTATGTCCACATTCTAGAGCCATGGTTCTGAACTCAATCACATTAAGTTCGTCTCTTTCTAGTAACATTTCTGCGGCCATTTGAAGATTTGTGCCAGTCACAACTTCTATATCGTCTCGATCTTGACTCAATAGCGAAGCGGTTCTAAAGGGAGTTCCACCAAGTAAATCGGTCAAAAATACGATGCCATCATTTGAATCAATATCAGATATGGCAGTTTCTATCGCGGCGGTTAACTGCACGGTCGTCATCTCTACAGGAAAATCAATCGCCCTAAACTGTTCTTGCTCACCCACAATTTGTAGAATCGCTTTCTCCATACCAGAAGCAAATCCACCGTGACCTGTAAGGATTACTGCAATCATTTTTTATTTCCTTAATAGGGCTGGTTTACCAACCCTATTATTTAGTTAAAGAATACCCAAGAAGCGACCCGCGACACCCATCACCATAGTTATCGAGATTAGACGTAGAGGACTCCAACCACGTTTAACCAAGTAAAACATTGCTAAGGTATAAACAAGAGGCAAGAAAGCAGGCATTAGCTTGTCAATTACATCGGCTTGCAGTTTTACAACAGCATCACCGGCGTTAATTTCTGCGGTGGTAGACAATCTGACATAGGTTGCAACTAACGCCCCAATAACTGTCATACCAACCATAGATGCCGCATGCCCTACTTTCTTCGTATTCGCTTTGATCATCGGTATAGCGGAAACACCCATACGATAAGCATAGTGTGCCAGTCCAAATCGAAGTCCAAAATGAACCACGTTAAATAAGACCATGAAGAAGACAGCACCCATTATTGACCCTTGTAATGCTAGGTCGGCGCCTATCCCTCCACATATTGGTAACAACGTTAACCAGAACATTGCATCGCCAATACCACCCATAGGTGCCCCAACCGCTATTTTGGTACTTTGGATACTATTGATGTTTTGTTTAGACCCTTCCATCGCTAACACGATGCCCATTACAAACGTCACCAAAAATGGATGGGTGTTAAAGAATCCCATGTGACCTTTCATAGACTTTGCTAAGTCAGCTTGATTCGGGTGTATCTTTTTAAGTGCAGGCAGAATTCCGTATAACCAACCTGAAGCCTGCATTCTTTCGTAGTTAAAAGAGGCTTGTAATAACAAAGAACGCCATGCCATTCTGTTGATATCAGATTTAGTTAACTCTGCGCCTATTTTTTTATTTTCATATTCATCGTCACTAACACCTGGAGCAGGTTGAACATTTGCATTTTGTTGGCGCAAATCAAGTTCGTTGCTTACATTAGATTCCATCGTTAAAGTCCTCTGTTGACGCTGCTACTGGAGTTGGTTCGGTTTTGCGCATGAAGTCGATAATTGCCATTGCGGTTACAGCACAAGCGATTGCAAGAATAGGAAGATTTAACCAAGCGGCCGCCACAAATCCAAGGATGAAATATGGAATGTACACATTCTTCATCATTATTTTCATTAATACGGCGAAGCCTATTGCTGGCATGATGCCGCCTGCGACACCTAAGCCATCGATAAGATCTTTAGGCAATTTTTGTACAATGTCACCCGCATGTTCTGCACCAAGGTAGATAGGTAAGAAGGCGCACAAAAAGTAGAATGTACCTAAAACTGCCAAAGCAAAATAGTTGACTCGTTCGATGCCATCACCATCTGCGTTTTCTGCGTAGTCATCACAACGAGACATGACGGCCGACATTGCAGAAAAAAGTAGTGTAATACCCATTTGTACTGCGACAGCAAAAGGTACCGCAACACCAACGGCTACATTGGGTTCCACTTTAGTAGTGATTGCAAACGCTGCGCCTACAATCGTGCCGATGATGACGTTTGGTGGTTGGGCTCCGGCCAAAGG harbors:
- a CDS encoding endonuclease/exonuclease/phosphatase family protein, which codes for MIKLLITKWIFGSLFVTCTLSTEFAFADSMLITSWNFEWLSSRGEVSTLSKNRTSKDIKMLAIHFRQLSPSILFFQEVDSNEVILNLVGPRYRVYLSDRVQKPFRNHQFHDINQYTGIAVKHGINVEDPHDIRLDKAASSKMRFATYIIINNIAAIMNKEAYPATKRITSNIHLLSVHLKAGCRGRYRKSSSCSTLKQQADKLNYWLRERVHKKESFIMAGDFNHALAFPNDWFYHDLTKTIQNHVILASRKTEAHCVVRSKRNPNRTHKYKNLVDHIVISSDLATSQAKQNVYTKQQVLSYQLSDHCPISVSLSDNEQR
- a CDS encoding tagatose bisphosphate family class II aldolase is translated as MYLISSREMLKRAQIGGYAVPAFNMHNLETVQVIVETASEMGSPVILAGTPGTYSYAGTNYLVNICKAAAKKHAIPLVIHLDHHEEFSDIKQKVNCGIRSVMIDGSHYAFEENIQVVKKVVQYCNRFDASVEAELGRLGGQEDDLIVDSADALMTDPSSAAEFIRSTGIDSLAVAIGTAHGLYKSEPRLDMDRLAKIRDVVDIPLVLHGASGVPDDIVRRCIELGICKVNVATELKIAFSDAVKLHFSENPAANDPRKYIVPGKEAMKKVVIDKIRVCGSEGKI
- the nagA gene encoding N-acetylglucosamine-6-phosphate deacetylase; protein product: MAFDTQYYRASKILVEEQWHSDSIIGVDTRGEIAFIGPSDEFTLPYTDLGDCSLLPGMIDSHVHGAMGCDVMDATHESLEVMSTFFAKHGVTGFVATTVTAPMKKIQSALIQIGKSRTLGLSGAQLLGGYLEGPYFTSKNKGAHPDHLFRELDIEELDAWIADSDNSLVSIALAPEKPGSTVAIRHLKKRGLKVMLGHTDASADEVEKAFANGADGIVHCYNGMRGLHHRDSGVVGVGLCHHNSYVEIIVDGHHVHPTAIDVAHRCCGDRLTLITDAMQAAGMPDGKYQLGEYQVNMNDGVVTTEFGSLAGSTLILIDAVINLAKWLNLSFEQAWLRASLTPAKSLGIDQSYGSLSIGKMASMVAVSNSYQILNTWVNGNLVYSADTQISSEEVCI
- the agaF gene encoding PTS galactosamine/N-acetylgalactosamine transporter subunit IIA; protein product: MIAVILTGHGGFASGMEKAILQIVGEQEQFRAIDFPVEMTTVQLTAAIETAISDIDSNDGIVFLTDLLGGTPFRTASLLSQDRDDIEVVTGTNLQMAAEMLLERDELNVIEFRTMALECGHRGMTSLAEQLENKKAQEVEDDGI
- the agaE gene encoding PTS N-acetylgalactosamine transporter subunit IID, which translates into the protein MESNVSNELDLRQQNANVQPAPGVSDDEYENKKIGAELTKSDINRMAWRSLLLQASFNYERMQASGWLYGILPALKKIHPNQADLAKSMKGHMGFFNTHPFLVTFVMGIVLAMEGSKQNINSIQSTKIAVGAPMGGIGDAMFWLTLLPICGGIGADLALQGSIMGAVFFMVLFNVVHFGLRFGLAHYAYRMGVSAIPMIKANTKKVGHAASMVGMTVIGALVATYVRLSTTAEINAGDAVVKLQADVIDKLMPAFLPLVYTLAMFYLVKRGWSPLRLISITMVMGVAGRFLGIL
- the agaW gene encoding PTS N-acetylgalactosamine transporter subunit IIC codes for the protein MEIGLLQATMLGILAFFAGLDLFNGLTHFHRPVVLGPLVGLILGDLNTGILVGGTLELIWMGLAPLAGAQPPNVIIGTIVGAAFAITTKVEPNVAVGVAVPFAVAVQMGITLLFSAMSAVMSRCDDYAENADGDGIERVNYFALAVLGTFYFLCAFLPIYLGAEHAGDIVQKLPKDLIDGLGVAGGIMPAIGFAVLMKIMMKNVYIPYFILGFVAAAWLNLPILAIACAVTAMAIIDFMRKTEPTPVAASTEDFNDGI